A window of Rosa rugosa chromosome 7, drRosRugo1.1, whole genome shotgun sequence genomic DNA:
CAAGGAAACCTTACTTGCTCTTCGCAATAAACCTCCTGTACTTCTGATGTGTGTATGTGGCGGAGCATTTGAAGCTTATGGAGTACATATTCTTTGTTTAACCTTGACCGAAAAACAATCTCAACGTCTCCTTTCATCTCATTTGAAGCTTAACATTTCTTTTCCCATCAATTGCTTTAGGGTAATGGTTCTTTTACTGGAAGTCGCCAACTGTTCTCAGAGTGATGACATTCAATTACGTATAAATTGAAGGTTTGATGATATAGCATTTCGTATTTCCTCTATCAAGTGAAAATTACTGCGTTTCTGTTTGTAAAATGTCGTAATACCATTGAAACTCCATCTCAGTCTCTGACACGCTAGCTTTTCTGAGAGGTAATACAAGATTGTCTCGTTATATACGGCAGTAAGCAGTGCCGATGTGCATAAGGGGACACCTACCTGGTGCTAGTATCGGTCGTTGTCTTTGAAGGCTCAACTCTTGGCATACAGTCGTTATAGACTTATAGATCGGCAGATGTGCACTATAACAGCATCATAGTTGAAAAAATGGTGGTTTGAGACTTTGAGTCATTCCTGTCATTTAGTTTAGATTCAATGATTAGAGGTAAAATTATGCCACTAAGAAATTAATATTACAATTTGCAAATAAACATTTAGTTAAAATGTTGACTTTCCGCCGCTGTTTCTTAGTCAACTGACAAACTTGGGTTTATCTGATAGATTAAGAGACAATAATTTCACAGCTCTTGGTGAAATCGAACATCTACAGTTCCAACTATTTGATTTGCTCATGGCAATATTGGTGCTAGTGTTCTAAAAATCTCTCTTGGCGGCCGCCTTGATTAATCTGAGCGGTTTCTCGGTAGGTCGagttttaagaaaatatttaaatataattttttattatcaAATACTTAAAAATGACTTTTAAATGTAATTACTCATTATATGAATCTCTATGTTTTCAATCAGTTATACTATTAAATATTACTTTTATTCTTAATTATATTTGTTTATATGTTGTATAATAAAATAACGGCCTAATCCTCTCCTAAGCACCTACGTGGCTACGTGCTAGGCTTTTCTCTTCACTGCCCGTCTGTCGGCTATCGATTTTTTGAACATTATAGCACCAAATGACAAACATACATATTATATggatttatatgtatatatattatgtacCTTCCGTACATCCACATATGGTTGAGAAGATAAAATCTAATAGTATTAGAAGATTTTTCATAAacaaaaatcatataaatcgtcaCTACTTCTCTTTTATACTTTTTAATGGGTTTTATTTAATCAATTAATTGCGGTAtattttttcttataaaaaacAAGTGGGTATTGCAAAATAGTGTTCAAAAACTAATATTGGAAGTTTCTCAACAGAAGCTGCTAAATTTGGAGTAGTGTATCTGAATTTTCATGCCTACATGTAGGATGGGAGAAAATGAGAAGGGACGACTtgtgtatttaaaattaaaacaaatgaaaaattacAAATAAGTTTTGCAGGGGAAGCCATCTATATGGTTTTGCAGGTCCCAATTGCCCAATGTTATACAAAAGTGGTTTTCCAAACCATAAatggctgagagagagagacagagaaagaGGGGGAGAGACCCATTTTAACAAGAGACAAAAGAAGAAGCAGGGTGAAAGCTATCctccaaaaagaaagaaacaaaacccTGGTTCACCATTATTCAATTCAAAACTGCAAAAGAAAGATGAAAAATGAAATATTATGACTACTTTTGCTTCTTGTTTACTTCTAAATGGAGATTGCCAACTGCaatatctctctctctgccaAAACCCAGAAGTACCCAAAAGTATATATGCTTAATTAACTTTAAACCCTTGTATTTACATAGCAAAATGAACCGCAAATATTAGAGTCaagttaaaacttaaaaccaaGAGATTAGGCACAACCCATTTTCAGATTCATTACATGGTTTCTTCTTCTGaattctgatgatgatgaattaCTGGtactactagctagctagctacacAAGTTGGGTGCCTTCAAAACCATGCAGCAAGTGAGAAtttgaagcagaagaagaatccAAATTGGGTAGCATAGGAAATTCACCAAGCTCTTGTATAAACCCTTCCAAATCTGCAAACCTCTCCAAAAACCCACCTGACTTGTCCGCATTCCACATCATCTCTTCTTCCTTGATCACTCTCTCCGATCTCGGAAACTGTTCCAACCCCCGGAACCCGGCACCGGCTCCGGTACTTCTCATCAGCTCCATTTTCTTGGTCTCGGCCATGAATGCACTTCTCTGATGATGAGCTTCCGACCCTCTGCTGGGAACTCCATGCGCcctcttcttcttgttgttggTGCAGCCGTTGTCGGATGGTTTTCCGGTGAGTCTCTGGACTAGCTCCCGGAAATTGGCCACGTCGGTCTTGATGATTTCGGGTGCAAATATGTGGATGATTCtgattttgggttttggttttgatattgTCTGTGAGTCTCTGTGAATGGCCAAAGCATTTGAGCAAGAGTTGGGAGTACTTGTTCCCCAAGTTTGCTTCttgctcatcatcatcatctcctCCATGAGAGAaatggtgagagagagagagagagagagagaggttgggAGACTGGGCCGGGGTTTGTGGAAGTTGGTGTGTGTATCTATTTGCTTTTGGAAGGGAGAAGGTGATGCTTGCTTATATGGGGGAGGGATTTTGTGTTAAATGTTAATTaatattatttaattaattggatGGCAAATCAGAAGAATGTAAGGGAAAAAATacaagatttaaaaaaaaaaaaaaaaaaaggaaaagaaaaaagtgggGGTTGTCTGGCAAAATTGTATTGTCAATGAAGTAAATGGAAATTAAATGGTCCCCCCATTATCCAAATTGGTATTTCATGATTATAATTATACATATTGTATGTGTATTGTTTGTTTAGTGCAAAGGTTTGGGGTTGTGGGAACAACGTGTAACCTGTATAAATAACTAGCATGTTTCTTCCTCCATGAAATgaccaaaagtccaaaacaggCCTTGTTGGCTTGTTTTCCATTCAACTTGGAACTTGATTAATCAGGGTCACCCAGTTGCAATTTGCATTAATAATGTATGTAGTTTTTTATTATTCTTACCAGAAACCATCCATGAATCTCCTCCTTCAACTCTGATGAGAGATGGGTGATTGAAAGTAGAATCATTTTAATTGGTAGCTCTTGGTTATTGAACTGTCAGTGTGCAGAAGTTTAATTGGTAGCTCTTGGTTTTATGCATGGTAACTAACTCTGAGTTTTGATAACTTTCCTGACCTACATTTACAATGAACTTGGTCATTAAGTTACATTATTTGTTCCTCCACTTATATTTCTTGTTATGAAAGTGCAAATTTTATTGAATTAAGAAcgattttaaaattttgatatgaaatttGGGCATGCACTCCAGATGATTTCAAGAGCAACAAAAGATTTTGATACGGAAATAGTGAAATATAAAGCATAAACAATGTGTTAATCAATTGGCTAGCCAATTAACATTCACAAACAATGGAAAACTCAACTCACAATATGTTGGTTAATAAATCAATTATATGTTGGTTAATAAATCACTTCATGTGATTGATCCCAAAGAAACCATATAGCTAAACCTAGCAGCGGTTATGAGAAGCGAAACGAAAAGCATCCTATTGACTAGTTGATTAATATGTTTTAGaacagatttgctcacctaagggatagttttaagggactgtgagggacaaatgcatcttaaccacatgtattaaatataaaatcagaaattataataacttaaaactgtgcatttattttcagccgtcagattcacttgtccctcacagtcccttaaaaactgtctcttaggtgagcaggcatttgttttaaaatatgaGAATAGGTTTTCCCACTAAAATAATTTTCtaatttatttcaatttttaaatttatatgttatttgttaattattattatatatttCATTGTTTGTTCATTTGGGTTGACAAAGTGAGCTCTCATTGTcataatagaattttttttttttttttttttttaataaagaacatctcaatttcattcatctcaagccagagTGATTATTACATACCTTTCCACTACTAGCTATAGACAGCTAAGAAAAAATGGTACATAGGGATACGTTCACTAATTGAATATCCGACACTCGTTGACGCTCACTAAAAATAGTAAGGCTGGAACTAAACATTTAAGGTTCACGAAACACATAGGGTGAACGAAAGTACATAGCTCTTTTGAGCAACATCATGAAATCGAAAGCTCCAAGTGAACCATATATGTGAATAGACAAAGCGATACGAGATGAATAAAAAACTCGGTTACTATGCTCAAATGTCCACTAACCTAGTTACAAATTTTGATTTAACAAAAGTATAAATTTGTCACGAATTCACTATGTTATCATTTATTTTCGTTCATGAGAATGCAAAATTTGATGGTGCTCATATCAATAGCAAAGACGATCATTGTGCTTGCATTTTCTTTGGTAAATATGGGTCTTGATTTATGGGGTACTCTTTATCCAA
This region includes:
- the LOC133722180 gene encoding VQ motif-containing protein 25 translates to MEEMMMMSKKQTWGTSTPNSCSNALAIHRDSQTISKPKPKIRIIHIFAPEIIKTDVANFRELVQRLTGKPSDNGCTNNKKKRAHGVPSRGSEAHHQRSAFMAETKKMELMRSTGAGAGFRGLEQFPRSERVIKEEEMMWNADKSGGFLERFADLEGFIQELGEFPMLPNLDSSSASNSHLLHGFEGTQLV